The sequence GACCGTGCCGTTGTAAGTCCAGACCGCTTGGGTCACACCCGGTGCTAATTTCCAATTGCTTTCCGTAGCAATCAGAGTAAACCCTTTTACCGGCTGCCCGGCTTTAGGCTGCGGCAAAGTCGCCGTTCCCTCTTGAACAGTATCCGCTGCTGCTTCAGGGGAAGGGGACGGACTGGGAGGGATTGCTCCCTCCGTACTGCCAGGTACCGCTGTATTGGTCATGACATGGGAACTATGATTCATCGGTTGGTTTGCTGCGTTGGTTTCTTCTTGAACTGTGTTTCCCGCAGCCGGCGAACCTTTGGAACCCGAAGTTTCAGTTATAAAGATACCGGCTGCCGTCCCGCCGATGATCAAGGCCAAGAAGAACAATACAATAAGAGTTTTATTGCTCAAGCCTCATTCCTCCAGTTACATCATTCCCATGCTGCCGCTGCTGCCGCCGCTATTCATATTGTTCATGCCGCCGCCGTTGTTCATGTTACTGCCGCCGCCGTTGTTCATGTTACTGCCGCCGCCGTTGTTCATGTTACTGCCGCCGCCCATATTCATCATGTCCATGTCATCATCCATCATGCTGCCCGAGCCGCCCATGTTACCGGACGATCCCATGCTGCCCGAATTGCCCATATTCATATTGGACTGCCCGCCGCTCATGTACTGCTGCTGCATCCGCATCATATCCTGCTGCAACTGGTTCATACGCTGCATCATTTCATTCATTTGATCCATCGATCCGGCGCCGCTCATTGTCCCCTGCATGGTCGCTCCGACTCCGGCCGTTCCGTTAACGTGAGCGTTATGCAGATTATTCGTTGACGTAGCTGTACCGGAGTTTGCAGGATTCGTTACATTAAGCAGTACTACAGAGATAATTAAACCGACGAACGAAAAAATCGCCAACTTTAACCAGCCATTTGTTTTCATTATTAATATTCCTCCAATTGTGCCCGTTGTTTTACTTCCTTTTTGTTCGCTTGCACCGCTAATATAGCCATACGTTTTTTTTAACAGATAATAAACCGTAAAGAGCAAACCAACGACGAGAAGAATCAGCAGAGATGCCATATACAAGTTTCCAAAGGCTCCGAGAACATTCAATTTGTCTTCCTCCATTTGCTTGAGTTCGGCCATACGATGGCAAGAAATAAGGTCCCTGCTAGAATTACAGGCAATGTAAACAGAAGTAATCCTGTTGCTATCAGATGAATGGCATATAGTCTCCCTGATTGGTCATGGTGACCAGCATGCTCGCCATTGCCTGATAATGCTTCCGGACTCTCCATTGTACCGACTGTGAACAGATCGGGAATGGTCGCAGAACCCAAAGTCTCATTACTCATCATGTCTGCCATGGAAGCATCCATTTGCGCTGCACTTTCTGTCCGATTGCTCCAGGAAAGCGCCAGCACAAGCATGATGATGACTGCAAATACGAAGCTGAGCTGCCAGAACGGCCGTTTTTGTTTGTTGAACATGGGTTACACCTTTCTTCTGCACCGTACGTAGACGCCGCCTGCAATGCTGATCGCTAATAGAGGGAATGCGAATTGAACGCTCTCATACACTAACCTTTGTATATTTGCATCTTCCTTCACTTGCATTGACAATCCCATCAGGGAGGTTTCCATGGCCTTCATCATCCCCATCATGAAGCTCATAGCCTCCTGCTCCGTCGGTCCGAAGCGGAACATCGAGATCAATATTGCGCCAAAAGCAAAGAAAAATGAGATAGTCACATACCAGACAAACAGCTTAAACCATTTTTTCTGCATCCACATGACAAAGGCCCCTCCCTTCTTCTATTATCTGGCCTTCCGTTCCTTGTTCTTAGGCCACTTTAATGCATGGGACTTCATATAGATGTGCCAGATCACGCTCGCTGCCGCCAGATAAGTCAATTTTTCATGAATCCATAGTGTAAAAGCCGTTGCGGCATGGTTGCTATCCATGAAGAGCCAGATAACAGCCCCGGTAATGATAAAAACCAGAGTGGTAATGAAGGTAAAGAGTCCATAACCGGATGGGCCGAACACAAGCCATGGCTTTTTGGTCTTATCCCGTCTTAGGATACGAATGATTTCGTAGAAGATGATAATCACAGTCAGCAAGACATACACAACCGCAGCTAAGCGATGTACGATATCCGCCGTCGCAATATCATACTGCATCACCCAACCATATTTCGCCCCTGCCATTGCAATTCCGCTCAGTGCCAAGATAGAGAACACAAGCGCCCATAACCAGTGAAGGATAAAATCAAACTTCATTACCTGCATCAACCTCAATCCGTTTTAGTCTTTGTTCGTTTCCGGTTCATCTACATTTGCCGTAGCGGCACTTGGCGTTTCCTCGTTGTGATTGGATTTCACTTCATTTCCTGCTGGAAGTGCTGCCCCATTGGAAGAGGCGACAGGAGTCTTATTGATATTGTGCTTCACATAACTGTACAAGAACGCGATCAACGCTACAACAAACAGAACGGTCAGCAGTTTTACAAAGAAGGTCAATATTCCCGCAACGCTCCAAGCGGATACAAATCCGATCCGGTTCGGGTTAAATCCGCCGTTCATTAAAATGCCCAGCAGATACAAAATGATGATTACGCCGATAAAAGTGGATGCCAGCACAAAAATCGTTTTCAACATCGGATCATTGCTAATCACCTGTTTTCCTTTGTTATAGGACTCTTTGAAGTACTTGTTCTTAAGCCATACGGCAAGTCCGACAACAATACTGATGATCAAAGCCACCAACAGCAGTTGAGTTACAGCCGAGAGTATTCCGCTGATGACACTCCCTGTACCTCCATAAGTCCCCATATTCATTGAGCCTTGAACATTTCCGGACATATCCATATCCATATCCATCATTTCTTGTTTCTCCTCCTTCTAAGTTAAATGTTCTCTTCCGAGTTAGCCGGTTCCGGCCGGGGTACGGCCAGACTTCGAATCATTCCAATGATTCCGACCGCCAGCAAAATAATGAAGAATACGGCAATCGACGTCATAAGCCCAGGAATTTGAATACCCTTAATGCTGAATCCACTGGATTGGCTTTGGGAAACTGCATTGGATGCTTCTGCGGCAGAAAGATTCCGGGCCTGTACAACGGTTTGTTCCATTTCATTGTCGACCCACCGGTTCAGGCTATCCATTTCCATAACGGTTTGTGCCATTTGATAAATGGCCTTGTTCGCCTGCTGGATATCTCCTAGCCCGCTATAAGCTGATGCCTGGGCTCCTGAGGCGTTGGACAGGAACAAATCTTTGGCATCATTGAGCTTAAGATATACGCTGTTAAGCGTCTTTCGGCTCTGAACCAGCAAATTGTAGCGGTTAACATACGTCTGATACGTTGGACTGGCTGATTCGGTCAATCCGGTCTGAGATTTTAACGTTTGGTCCAGCTGATTTAACAGATATACACTTTCAGACAGAAGATAAATGCCTCTCTGTCCGTTTTGAACCTGTACCGGATGCTGTACTCCTTCCTGACCGCCGGTTCCGCCTGATCCGCTGCTGCCATAGGTAGCTGCGCTAGCCGGAATAGCATAAGGGTATTCCGACATCAAATCCGCCATTTGCTTAACCGTTTGATTCGCGCCCGATACTTTCTCCTGCAGCGCATCCAGAGGATTCGGATTCACATTCATACTCGAAGCTGTCTCCGATTGCTGCATGGCAGCGTGCTGGCTGTGCGCGCTTGTTTCATTTGCCGCGGCTCCAAAGTCATTCCAAGATATGAGACCGCTCTTTGAAGCGAACCATCCGATATAGCCAAGGCCGGATAAAATAATGATGACGAGAACGAAACCAATGATGCTGCGAACTGTTTTCAAAACATGCTCACCTCCTTTTTATGAAGAGTACATCGATGTCTTGTTTGCAGCTCAAGAATACCAATTCACTTTGGGGAAAGTATGAAGAAACAATGAGGAAAGAATGTTTTTCAAGATTATTAAAACGCACAGCCGCCGCGCATGTTCCGCATTATAATTCGGAGTATGGTTTTTCAAGTCTCATAGTGGAGGAAAATGTAAACATGGTTTTGAATATCGAACAGCATATCAAGGAATATAAATCGGACCCGGAATCCGTGTATCATACATGGTTTCTAAATAACAGTGATCGATTAAAGGCTTTTCGTACAATAAAGAGCGGACTAAACGATGTAATACAAACCATTGAGTCAAGGACATTCGGAAATGATTTTAAAGGGTCTCCGCTTGAATTTGTACTGGCGGCGATATGTGAACAGAAGCAAGTATTTGAAGGAGCGGCTCACGCCTTTTACTGGAAGCCGAAGATGCGTATTCCCGATATCTATGAAAATGAAGAGAATCAGCTTGCTTTTGGAAGGTTCTTGAAGTCTGTTTCACAGACAACCCAGGAAAAAAATGTCCTAATGGAAATATTGGACTTAGACAGTTTACAAATAAAGGGGCTGGGACCGGCTGTAGCCAACATCCTATATTTTCTTCACCCTACCTTGTTTCCACCGTTCAATACGGCAATTGTCAACGGATTTAACCAGCTGCTTGGGCGTAAGATCAAGCTTGGATCATGGCCGGCTTATTTGGAGATGCGGGAAGAGCTAATAGAAATGAATGAAGCCTATCGTTCGGTCTTTTCAAAAGACTTAGGGGCAATCGCGGGGTTCATGTTTGAAATCGGGGCAGGGCGTATCATTATTAGCGAAAATGCAGAGAAATATCTGAAGTCAGAAGCTGCCAAACGGGAAAAGACCAAGCTCAAGAGGCATTTGGACGTAACCAATGATATTAAAGAGAAAAATGAGCACAGTGAAATGCAGTATCATCTGGCCAGACTCGGAAATGCGCTGGGCTACCAGGTGTGGATCGCTCAGAACGATCATAAACGTAAATGGAACCAGCATGTTCTTGGGGAATTTTCAGTCTCTTCTCTGCCATCACTGGATGTTCCGAAATCCGTGGCTGAGACAATATCCTTTATCGATGTGATCTGGCTGGATGATCAGAACAACATCATTTCCGCTTTTGAAGTTGAAAAAAGCACCTCCATTTATTCGGGGATTCTAAGGCTGCATGATTTATCGTTATCGCTCGGTAATCACGATTGCCGGCTTTACCTGATTTGCCCCGATAACCGGGAAAAGGAAGTCCAAGCTCAGCTGCTCCGCCCATCACTGCGACAGGAGAACGTCCATCCCATTTCCTATATTTTGTTCTCTGATCTACGCTGTGATTGTGACGCAATGTGTAAATACGGCAGCTCCTCCGACGTTCTCAACCACATATCAAAGGTTTGCGCTGCCCCATAGTTGCCGCTGAAAGAGCACAATGGGAAAGTCAATTATCTTTCCTCAATATTGATTGCATTCAGCTATTAAACAAATTCATCATAGATAATGTTTTAGGCGCAAATGCTGCTTGCATATTTGCTACTACTATCACCATCATTAACAAAGTAAGAACAACCGTGGCAATTCCAAAAACAAAGTAGGCTTTTTCCTTAAATTTCCATTTTGAATCATTTGATTTAGCCCTTTTTATTAATGCGTTCCAAATATACACACTAAGTCCCATAAATAGGATCAACAATATCCCACATACAATAGCTTTTGTAGTATGAAACTCGATGCGTTTATTAAACTTTTCCTGAATAATAGACGGGATATTTTCATTACCTGATTGTATCCAATCATTAAACGCATAGCGTAATTCGTCCTTATATGTTGCTCCATTGGATATTTTAAACGAAACATCAAGCAATGAAAACCCATGCAACGGATTCAATGCATTTGTCAGATTTGCTACAACAATCAAAATCATCAATAAAGCGACGCTACTACTCAAAAGCCCGAAAGAAAAGTATGCTTTTCTTTCAAATCCCCATTTTAACTTGCTTATCTTAGGTGATCTTTTAAATTTAGTCCAAAAAATTATACTAAGCAATGCGAATATGAGTACTAAGCATCCACCAACAATAACGAGTACAGCATGATACTTAGCGTAATCACTAATGAGTGCATTCACGGCGGGGTTAGATTGTGAACCTGATTCAATTATCTCACTTAACGTACGTTGTAACTCGTCATTCATTTTAACTGCCTCCGAAATTTCATTTGTGCTTTGTACATTACGAAGAAAACGAGCAGACCCCGTCTAGCAAAACGAATTCGCTCCTTCTCCCAGTCTGCCCCTATGGGGGGCTAAAGTTTGTATATTCATTTTGAAGTATAGTATTTGCTCCACCCTGATCAGAATCAGCTCAAGTCTAGTCTTTTTCCTAGACCTAGGCCCTGTAAGGATTGGCATATTGTTGAACATTCAGCAAACGGCAGCCGATCGATTTGACCGGCTACCGGAGAGAAATTGTTTGTTAAGTTGGTGATTTCGTTTATCATACCGGATCGCCCCCTAGTACTCGTACGACCTCGCGCAGCAAGTAAGGCCTGCTTACTGGCATTCGAGCGGGCTAACCGATTACCACGCCGACCGCAGCTTCCAGACATCCAGCGACGCGAGACTCACACTGCCACCGCTTGCGAAGACTTCCACTATCACACTGGCCGGTTCCGGGTAGATATTATTGGTCATGGCGGTACGGTAATCATCGGTATAAACCTCTACTGCACAGGTATCGACAAAAATATGCAGCCTCAGCGGCTCATCCCCCGTTCTTTCCAGTACTGCCGACCGGACGCCCTCGCTCCAGCCATCGGATCGGGTCCGGTCAAAGCGTAAGACGCCGGTCTTCGTATTATAGACGAGCAGCGTCTGCTGCGAGCCGTCCTCTGCGCCCCGCAGCACGAACCCGATTTCTTCGGCCGTGCAGCCGGACATTTCGAACTCCGCCTTGATCTCCAGGCAGTCGCTGCCCACATATTTAGGGATCACCGGAACTCCCGGCGCGACCTCGGTCTGCTCGATATGGTAATGCTCCCTGCGCAGAACCTCCAGTTCCTTAACGGGCTCAAATTTTAGCCGGCCGTCACTGTCCAGCTCCACAGTGCGCGGAGCCGACATAGCCCCGCACCAGTGATTAGCAGCGGTCGGTCCGAAGTCCTTGAACCACGGCATCCAGTCCCAGGCATTCAGCCAAGCGATGATGATCCTTCTGTCTTGACCGTCTAGGAAGGACTGCGGAGCGTAGTATTCGAAGCCGTGATCCACATCGCCCATCGTGTCCCAGGTGAACCTTCCGGTTCCATAGTCCATGTCTCCGACCAGATAGATGGTTTTGCGTTCCCCCATGCCCATCGGCGAGAACATGAGCACATAGCGGCCATCTAAAGGAAAGAAATCCGGGCATTCCCACATCGTCCCCATCGTTCCGTCGCTTTCGGCCAGCACGCCGACGTAGTTCCATTCGCGAAGATCCGGCGATTTGTAAAGCAGCGCTTTTCCAATTCCGTCCTTGCCCGAGCCGACCACCATGTACCATGTCCCGTCATGCTTCCACACTTTCGGGTCGCGGAAATCGGCGGAGCCGTCCTTCGGCGGATCGGGAATGACCGGGTTGCCCTCGTACTTCTCAAAGGTGATCCCGTCCTGGCTGGTGGCGAGACATTGGGACTGGATCAGAGCGCCGTCTTTGATAATCGTCCCCGTATAGAGCACGGAGAGAACGCCATTGTCGTCTACTGCGCTGCCCGAAAATACGCCTCCCCGTTCATCCTGATCATAAGGCTCGCTTGGGGCGAGCGCGATCGGCAGATGCTCCCAGTGGACGAGATCCTTGCTTTTAGCATGGCCCCAGTGCATGGCTCCCCATTTGGCGGCGTAAGGATAATGCTGATAGAACAGATGATATTCGCCTTTGTAAAAAATCAGGCCATTCGGATCGTTAATCCAATAGGCCGGGGCCATAAAATGATATTTCAGCCGGCCGGGGTCCTTGCCGACAATGTCCTTGATCCTGGAAATGGACTGTTCCGCTTTTAATAACGCTTCCCGATGCAGCAACGCTCCTTGTGTTGGCAGCTCCACCTTTTTCCCTCCCAATTGGTAAGTCTGGAGCCTGCAAAGGCTCCGCCCAACCTCTCTTTTATTTAGACAAGAACGAATCGCGCACGCTTTTGCTTTGCAGGATATTGCCTTCGGAATGCCAGGACACCCGGGCTGCTTTTTTCTGAACCTGCTCTTCGCGCCCTTTGGCATAACCGTCCATTCGTTCTTCGGCCAGCCTGTAGGACTCCTCCATCTCTTCGTTCAGGACAGCCTTCTTAAGCTCGCCGGGGCTCGGGAATTGTGGCATCCGCTGAATTCGCTCCTCCACCGGCAGAATGCCGAACGGCTTGGACGGAAGCGTCTGATACCAATATGCGGTCGATGACCAGTCGTCCGACAGGTGGTTGGCATGGCCGTGCTCGATTGTCACCTTAAGGCTCTCCGAGAAATGAACCGGATCGGTGATATGGAACCGGTAAGAGACCTGATAGCCCGGAACATCGCTCTCATGCACAATGGAGCCGTGGAACGGGAACGCATTCTTCTGCATCCCCCAGGCATGGTTGAAATAATCCTCGGCGCCCGTGCCGACGATGCTCGGCAGCTTCTCTCCGTCAATGAAGATCATATCGTCCCCCTCGCCCCACCAGCTTCCCTGGAAATGGGTAACCGAAAGGTTGCAGCCGATATAGTGGCCTTTGCCTTCCGCTTCCAGAATAACGTAGTTGCCCTCACCGTCCAGATTGGCGACCCGGTTGACTTCCGGCGTATTCACCTGAAGATCCGGCCCCCAGCCGTCGCATGGATTCTCGCGGCGCCACTGCGCATGGAAATAAGCGGTATCACCCCCAAGAGGCTGCTTGTACAGCTCATAATCGATATGGAAGTACAAGCCGAACGGCACATCGTTCTCGTTAATGATCTCAATCTTGGCCCGTTTGTTGAACGGCATCGGCAGATAGCAGTTGACCGAAGCCACGCCGCCGAATTTGAACTGCTCCTCCGGTTTCACCGACACGGTGAACGGAAGGGAGGCGAAGTTGCCGGGCATGGAATGGCCGATGCAAAAGAAGTCGCCGTACGGCACAAGCACGCTGGGATGGGCTTGGTCGTCCCAGGTCATGCGGATCAGCACCTTGCGGTACCAGGCCGGATCGGCCGATTCCCAGGTGACGCCGAGCGCGTTGTGAATTTCGTTGACAGGCGCGATATTGCCGCCCCACTCGGGATTCATTACGCTTGGACCGTGCACCCGGCGGCAGAATGAGGTCATCCAGATATGGTTGATGCTACCCGGACCTTCCATATCGCCAAGCACGACGGTGCCGCCAGCCGGAATCATCCAATAGTCCTGATTTCGCCCGTCCTGATCCCAACTGGATACGCGGGCTGAGCGCACCTCCTTCACCTGGGTTAAATTTCCGAGTAAGTTCAACGATTGAGTATGCATGCGTAATTTCTCCTTTGCGATAAATAATTTTTCTATTTAAAATGAGTTATTGCCGCAGGTTGTCGGCACGTACCCGTCAGGCTGCCGGTTAGCCCTTCACGGCCCCGGCCGTCATGCCTTCGATAATGAATCTTTGAAAGACGGCGAAGAACACCAGCTGCGGGATAATGAGCAGCGTGCTTGCCGCAATGATGCCGCCGTAATCAATGTTGAAGCGGCCCTTGAACTGGGAAATGCCAAGCGAGATCGTGGTCATCGTCTCATCGCTGATTAAGGTGACCGCAAACGGGAACTCATTCCAGATATACAGCATGTTAAAAATGAACACCGTGGCGACCACCGGCATAATA is a genomic window of Paenibacillus durus ATCC 35681 containing:
- a CDS encoding cytochrome b/b6 domain-containing protein — its product is MKFDFILHWLWALVFSILALSGIAMAGAKYGWVMQYDIATADIVHRLAAVVYVLLTVIIIFYEIIRILRRDKTKKPWLVFGPSGYGLFTFITTLVFIITGAVIWLFMDSNHAATAFTLWIHEKLTYLAAASVIWHIYMKSHALKWPKNKERKAR
- a CDS encoding glycoside hydrolase family 172 protein; amino-acid sequence: MHTQSLNLLGNLTQVKEVRSARVSSWDQDGRNQDYWMIPAGGTVVLGDMEGPGSINHIWMTSFCRRVHGPSVMNPEWGGNIAPVNEIHNALGVTWESADPAWYRKVLIRMTWDDQAHPSVLVPYGDFFCIGHSMPGNFASLPFTVSVKPEEQFKFGGVASVNCYLPMPFNKRAKIEIINENDVPFGLYFHIDYELYKQPLGGDTAYFHAQWRRENPCDGWGPDLQVNTPEVNRVANLDGEGNYVILEAEGKGHYIGCNLSVTHFQGSWWGEGDDMIFIDGEKLPSIVGTGAEDYFNHAWGMQKNAFPFHGSIVHESDVPGYQVSYRFHITDPVHFSESLKVTIEHGHANHLSDDWSSTAYWYQTLPSKPFGILPVEERIQRMPQFPSPGELKKAVLNEEMEESYRLAEERMDGYAKGREEQVQKKAARVSWHSEGNILQSKSVRDSFLSK
- a CDS encoding glycoside hydrolase family 32 protein; translation: MELPTQGALLHREALLKAEQSISRIKDIVGKDPGRLKYHFMAPAYWINDPNGLIFYKGEYHLFYQHYPYAAKWGAMHWGHAKSKDLVHWEHLPIALAPSEPYDQDERGGVFSGSAVDDNGVLSVLYTGTIIKDGALIQSQCLATSQDGITFEKYEGNPVIPDPPKDGSADFRDPKVWKHDGTWYMVVGSGKDGIGKALLYKSPDLREWNYVGVLAESDGTMGTMWECPDFFPLDGRYVLMFSPMGMGERKTIYLVGDMDYGTGRFTWDTMGDVDHGFEYYAPQSFLDGQDRRIIIAWLNAWDWMPWFKDFGPTAANHWCGAMSAPRTVELDSDGRLKFEPVKELEVLRREHYHIEQTEVAPGVPVIPKYVGSDCLEIKAEFEMSGCTAEEIGFVLRGAEDGSQQTLLVYNTKTGVLRFDRTRSDGWSEGVRSAVLERTGDEPLRLHIFVDTCAVEVYTDDYRTAMTNNIYPEPASVIVEVFASGGSVSLASLDVWKLRSAW